Proteins encoded together in one Vicinamibacteria bacterium window:
- a CDS encoding radical SAM protein, with the protein MRRDSLPERLHLFLVKPSKYDDAGYVVRHWRGVLPSNTLACLHGLTDDLNRRRVLGDVTIEVELVDEAVARLPVRRVIRAQKRPDTRVVVALVGVQTNQYCRAADIARMFRRQGVTVLIGGFHVSGMLSLFQETTPEIQELLDVGVTVVAGEVEEHWTEILRAAHQGTLQPIYRFLDQLPDLSSAPLPIIDRHYLRRFVSSNFGTVDTSRGCPFNCSFCTIINVQGRKSRHRSPDCIVQTLRVNYQKRGVDFYFFTDDDFARNPAWEAILDALIDLREKEGIPVEFMIQVDVASYKIPGFVEKAARAGCSNVFIGMESINPESIKDAGKAQNKVEDYRNLIDAWHRVRVSTHVGYIIGFPHDCEESVDRDIGKLMAEVRPHRASFFMLTPLPGSRDHKRMVEAGEPMDSDYNTFDSFHESMPHPLLKNGAWTDTYIRAWRTFYSFDNMKSVLERVHPDRYWDVLRNFYWYKNSALNEGAHPMITGFFPFKDRKSRRPGFPREGRIAHARRRIPEIYRYVRGAVRLTLEFEELWLQTRKRSETERRVVEELSRMRKGLSRSLRISELRTAYLRARAAVPGVEVPSRLRLAKAKVSVLQVGRLRETRSDLTRFWERLSLRLRQGRVDALLRIDRIGLNVLREIRLTTGFFVALAAGNRLPTE; encoded by the coding sequence ATGAGACGTGACAGCTTACCCGAGAGGCTTCACCTGTTCCTGGTGAAACCGTCGAAGTACGACGATGCCGGCTATGTCGTCCGGCATTGGCGAGGCGTTCTGCCGAGTAACACGCTCGCGTGCCTTCACGGTCTGACCGACGATCTGAATCGTCGCCGGGTCCTCGGTGATGTCACGATCGAGGTCGAGCTCGTCGATGAGGCCGTGGCCAGACTCCCGGTTCGGCGGGTGATTCGTGCCCAAAAGCGTCCGGATACCCGGGTCGTGGTCGCCCTGGTGGGTGTCCAGACGAACCAATATTGCCGCGCGGCGGATATCGCCCGGATGTTTCGTCGCCAAGGCGTCACCGTGCTCATCGGCGGCTTTCACGTGAGCGGAATGCTCTCCCTGTTTCAGGAAACGACACCCGAGATCCAGGAGCTGCTGGACGTGGGGGTGACGGTCGTCGCCGGAGAGGTCGAGGAGCATTGGACGGAGATTCTTCGCGCGGCCCATCAGGGGACGCTCCAACCCATCTACCGGTTCTTGGACCAGCTTCCCGACTTGTCCAGTGCTCCGCTGCCCATCATCGACCGCCACTATCTTCGACGGTTCGTATCCAGCAACTTCGGCACCGTGGATACGAGTCGGGGCTGCCCGTTCAACTGCTCTTTTTGCACCATCATCAACGTTCAGGGGCGAAAGAGCCGACACCGGTCCCCGGACTGCATCGTCCAGACATTGCGCGTGAACTACCAGAAACGAGGAGTGGATTTCTATTTCTTCACCGACGACGACTTCGCGAGGAACCCGGCCTGGGAGGCAATCCTCGACGCCCTCATCGACCTCAGGGAGAAGGAAGGTATACCCGTCGAGTTCATGATCCAGGTCGACGTCGCCTCCTACAAGATTCCCGGCTTCGTCGAGAAAGCCGCTCGGGCGGGTTGCAGCAACGTCTTCATTGGCATGGAAAGCATCAACCCCGAAAGCATCAAGGATGCCGGGAAAGCCCAGAACAAGGTGGAGGACTATCGAAACCTGATCGACGCCTGGCACCGCGTTCGGGTCAGCACCCACGTGGGATACATCATCGGCTTTCCTCACGACTGCGAGGAGAGCGTCGACCGAGACATTGGGAAGCTCATGGCCGAAGTAAGACCCCATCGGGCATCTTTCTTCATGTTGACCCCTCTTCCCGGCTCGCGAGATCACAAGAGGATGGTCGAGGCGGGCGAGCCGATGGATTCGGACTACAACACCTTCGACTCCTTCCACGAGAGCATGCCTCACCCGTTGCTCAAGAATGGGGCCTGGACGGACACATACATTCGTGCCTGGCGGACTTTCTACAGCTTCGACAACATGAAGTCCGTCCTCGAGCGCGTCCATCCCGATCGATACTGGGACGTCCTCCGTAACTTCTACTGGTACAAGAATTCCGCGTTGAACGAGGGAGCTCATCCCATGATCACCGGGTTCTTCCCGTTCAAGGACCGGAAGAGCCGCAGGCCGGGATTTCCTCGAGAGGGAAGGATCGCCCACGCCCGACGACGGATCCCCGAGATCTATCGTTACGTTCGGGGTGCGGTTCGCCTGACCCTGGAGTTCGAGGAGCTGTGGCTCCAGACGCGGAAACGAAGCGAGACCGAGAGAAGGGTGGTCGAGGAGCTCTCGCGAATGAGAAAAGGCTTGTCGAGAAGTCTCCGGATCTCCGAGCTGCGAACGGCCTATCTTCGGGCTCGGGCCGCCGTTCCCGGTGTGGAGGTCCCGTCCCGGCTTCGTTTGGCGAAAGCCAAGGTTTCCGTATTACAGGTGGGGCGTCTTCGGGAGACCCGCAGCGACCTCACACGCTTCTGGGAGCGGCTGAGTCTTCGGCTTCGCCAGGGTCGGGTCGACGCGCTGCTTCGAATCGACCGCATCGGACTGAACGTTCTTCGAGAGATCCGTCTGACCACGGGATTCTTCGTCGCTCTCGCGGCGGGAAATCGGCTTCCCACGGAATAA
- a CDS encoding VWA domain-containing protein, whose protein sequence is MRPSLVAASFLGASSLFAQPPDPRPKFRVDVDTVSLSVTLLDEKGGLVNGLPADNFKVYEDGVEQTIRYFSQAELPLKMVILLDTSSSMRQKIDMARQAAIRFVHSLKPEDEVQVVEFNDRVLTLAEFTSDFDQVQQAIEATDVGGATSLYNAIYISLKDLERQTKDELDRRSIVVLSDGNDTKSLLGFEDVKQQARRSNVIIYAISLRATESDLEKDKYRNAKYELDMLARESGGMSYAPDKLDDLSGVYEEIATELASQYAIGYVSTNDTHDGKWRRLQVLSSESGTEVRMRSGYYARRAPRRKRP, encoded by the coding sequence ATGAGACCGAGCCTGGTGGCGGCCAGCTTCCTCGGCGCCAGCAGCCTGTTCGCTCAGCCACCAGACCCCCGACCGAAATTCCGCGTGGACGTCGATACCGTGAGTCTCTCGGTAACCCTCCTCGACGAAAAAGGGGGACTGGTGAACGGGCTGCCAGCGGACAACTTCAAGGTGTACGAGGATGGCGTCGAGCAGACGATTCGGTATTTTTCTCAGGCCGAGCTTCCCTTGAAGATGGTCATCCTTCTCGATACGTCGAGCAGCATGCGTCAGAAGATCGACATGGCGCGGCAGGCCGCGATTCGTTTCGTCCACTCACTGAAGCCCGAAGACGAGGTCCAAGTCGTGGAGTTCAACGACCGGGTCCTGACGCTGGCCGAGTTCACTTCGGATTTCGACCAGGTCCAGCAAGCGATCGAAGCCACCGATGTCGGCGGGGCAACCTCGCTCTACAACGCGATCTACATCTCCCTGAAAGACCTCGAGCGCCAGACGAAGGACGAGCTCGACCGGAGATCGATCGTGGTACTCTCGGACGGAAACGATACGAAATCTCTTCTCGGCTTCGAGGACGTCAAGCAGCAGGCTCGCCGGAGCAACGTCATCATCTACGCGATCTCGCTTCGCGCCACCGAGAGCGATCTGGAGAAGGACAAATACCGGAACGCCAAATACGAGCTGGACATGCTGGCACGTGAAAGCGGGGGGATGTCCTACGCGCCCGACAAGTTGGACGATCTTTCCGGTGTATACGAGGAGATCGCGACCGAGCTCGCAAGCCAGTACGCCATTGGCTACGTTTCGACCAACGACACCCATGACGGCAAGTGGCGGCGTTTGCAAGTGCTGTCGTCGGAGTCCGGCACCGAAGTTCGCATGCGAAGCGGCTACTACGCCCGGCGGGCGCCCCGCCGGAAGCGGCCCTAG
- a CDS encoding FHA domain-containing protein, with translation MARYRMGTLAAGLLAAVFAIAQEPWGYVWVFRTAKLYSLGADEIRIGRLTENDVVLTSPMVSRRHAAIRHKDGGSELIDIGSSNGSRLNGRELRPRFPLSLAPGARIQLADELLLYHESLPELWGDELEHRLLSSFAKLNIHLPEDTTRRSFGREEIVPSVSEVRIDSANGKAELTHSIALDETTGFPQDSAAFIGSVAVERGVLELSLWTIASGSAMTSRRSSISNLKHTTLRISVEGGVSDGTEDGGRKGPWFPYEIIGTLFDVFPDDPEYSLRFASSLASQERPVALRDAAATLAFRHRIDPGDWNLLLLAAEAKASFVEREVAERSALLTDVEKNKLEKAVEESRRWLDRARELGAEDDSAEGAAAAMARAEERLARIRDR, from the coding sequence ATGGCTCGCTACCGCATGGGAACCCTCGCCGCGGGTCTCCTGGCCGCCGTCTTCGCGATCGCCCAGGAGCCTTGGGGCTATGTGTGGGTTTTTCGCACGGCGAAGCTCTACTCCCTCGGCGCCGACGAGATCCGTATCGGAAGGCTGACGGAGAACGATGTCGTCTTGACCTCTCCCATGGTCTCACGGCGTCACGCGGCAATCCGGCACAAAGATGGCGGATCCGAGCTCATTGACATCGGCAGCTCCAACGGCAGCCGCCTCAACGGCAGAGAGCTGCGTCCTCGTTTTCCTCTGTCCCTCGCCCCCGGGGCGAGAATCCAACTTGCCGACGAGCTGCTTCTTTATCACGAATCGCTCCCCGAGCTCTGGGGGGACGAGCTCGAGCATAGACTTCTCTCGAGCTTCGCGAAGCTTAATATTCACCTGCCCGAGGACACGACGAGGAGATCCTTTGGCCGCGAGGAGATCGTCCCCTCGGTCTCCGAAGTGCGTATCGACTCGGCGAACGGGAAGGCCGAGCTCACCCACTCCATCGCGCTGGACGAAACGACCGGCTTTCCCCAAGACAGCGCCGCTTTCATCGGCAGCGTTGCGGTAGAACGGGGCGTGCTCGAGCTGAGCCTGTGGACCATCGCCAGCGGGAGCGCGATGACATCGAGACGCTCGTCCATCAGCAACCTCAAACATACGACCCTGCGGATCTCGGTCGAAGGCGGGGTGTCGGATGGCACCGAGGACGGCGGACGGAAGGGACCCTGGTTTCCCTACGAGATCATCGGTACGCTTTTCGACGTGTTTCCTGACGATCCCGAATACAGCCTTCGGTTCGCCAGCAGCCTCGCGAGCCAGGAGCGGCCGGTCGCCCTCCGTGACGCGGCAGCCACCCTGGCCTTCCGCCACCGGATCGATCCGGGTGACTGGAACCTCTTGCTCCTCGCCGCCGAGGCGAAAGCATCTTTCGTCGAACGCGAGGTCGCCGAGCGGAGCGCCCTTCTCACCGACGTCGAGAAGAACAAACTGGAAAAAGCAGTGGAGGAAAGCCGCCGCTGGCTCGACCGTGCTCGAGAACTTGGCGCCGAAGACGATTCCGCCGAAGGAGCGGCTGCCGCCATGGCCCGCGCCGAAGAACGCTTGGCGAGGATCCGAGATCGATGA
- a CDS encoding glycine betaine ABC transporter substrate-binding protein gives MKRVVLLAAVALWGCAPGSRVVVGSKNFTEQILLGELIAQLLEQRGVLVDRRLNLGGTFICHRALVSGDLDVYVEYTGTALNAILKEPVLHDADVVYQMVRDAYRERFGLEWSKPLGFANTFAMSMRKEQARALGVRALSHLGEHAGSLRPGAGHEFLERTDGFRGLVEAYDLEFGAPPRGIELGLVYQALVEGEVDIVSGNSTDGLIEKYDLVVLEDDLRYFPPYDAAAVYRPEAVAAHGALGEVLALLEGSIDEQAMRRLNRLVDDDRRRAPEVVEEFVRDRGWASQ, from the coding sequence GTGAAGCGGGTGGTGCTCCTGGCAGCGGTCGCTCTCTGGGGCTGCGCGCCCGGGAGCCGCGTGGTCGTTGGCTCCAAGAACTTTACCGAGCAGATCCTCCTCGGGGAGCTCATCGCGCAGCTCCTGGAACAGCGCGGCGTTCTCGTGGATCGTCGCCTCAACCTCGGCGGGACTTTCATTTGCCATCGGGCGCTGGTGTCGGGAGACCTCGACGTCTACGTCGAATATACCGGTACGGCATTGAACGCGATTCTGAAGGAGCCGGTGCTCCATGATGCCGACGTCGTCTATCAAATGGTTCGCGACGCCTATCGAGAGCGGTTCGGTCTGGAATGGAGCAAGCCGTTGGGCTTCGCCAATACTTTCGCGATGTCCATGCGCAAAGAGCAAGCGAGGGCCCTCGGCGTCCGAGCTCTCTCCCATCTCGGGGAGCACGCCGGTTCGCTTCGCCCCGGCGCGGGCCACGAGTTTCTCGAGCGCACCGATGGCTTTCGGGGTCTGGTGGAAGCCTACGATCTCGAGTTTGGCGCTCCGCCTCGGGGGATCGAGCTCGGTCTCGTCTACCAGGCTCTCGTGGAAGGAGAAGTGGACATCGTCTCCGGCAACTCGACTGACGGACTGATCGAGAAGTACGATCTGGTCGTTCTGGAAGACGACCTTCGATACTTCCCCCCTTACGACGCGGCGGCCGTCTATCGGCCGGAGGCGGTCGCGGCTCATGGGGCCCTCGGAGAGGTCCTGGCGTTACTCGAAGGCTCCATTGACGAGCAGGCGATGAGGCGGCTCAACCGTCTGGTGGACGACGACCGACGCCGCGCGCCCGAGGTCGTCGAGGAATTCGTCCGCGACCGAGGTTGGGCCAGCCAATAG
- a CDS encoding ABC transporter permease → MTFEHLGLVLTSTLIAVAIGFPLGVVLTRREDLASPILGFANVMQTVPSLALFGFLIPIPFVGGIGSKTAVIALVLYALLPILRNTYTGIQGVDPAVREAGRGMGMTDLQRLRLIEIPLAFPTIVAGIRIATVISVGLATIAAAIGAGGLGNIIFRGLAMVDNRLILAGAIPAAALALVADALLGRLQRRMAARL, encoded by the coding sequence ATGACGTTCGAGCATCTTGGACTGGTGCTGACCTCGACTTTGATCGCGGTCGCCATCGGGTTCCCCCTCGGTGTCGTGCTGACTCGACGCGAGGACCTGGCTTCGCCGATTCTCGGTTTCGCGAACGTCATGCAGACCGTTCCGAGCCTCGCCCTGTTCGGCTTCCTTATTCCCATCCCGTTCGTGGGCGGTATCGGAAGCAAGACGGCCGTCATCGCCCTCGTGCTGTACGCCCTGCTTCCTATTTTGCGGAACACATATACCGGCATCCAGGGCGTGGACCCCGCGGTGCGGGAGGCGGGCCGCGGAATGGGCATGACCGATCTGCAGAGGCTTCGACTCATCGAGATCCCTCTCGCTTTTCCCACGATCGTCGCCGGGATACGAATCGCTACCGTCATCTCGGTGGGCCTCGCCACCATCGCCGCGGCGATCGGAGCGGGAGGGCTCGGGAACATCATCTTTCGGGGACTCGCCATGGTGGACAACCGTCTCATTCTTGCCGGAGCCATTCCCGCGGCGGCGCTCGCACTCGTCGCCGACGCCCTGCTGGGAAGGCTTCAGCGACGCATGGCGGCGCGCCTGTGA
- a CDS encoding ATP-binding cassette domain-containing protein — translation MKNSGAPTVELRGVTKRFAGSTRPALDGVSFAVAEGETLVLLGSSGSGKTTSLKMVNRLVEPDEGQVFVEGREVRSWDPIVLRRRAGYVIQEVGLIPHFTVRENVELVPRLEGWNRERRSERARYLLGLVSLDPDEFSMKKPSELSGGQRQRVGVARALALDPPLLLMDEPFGALDPITRRKLQDEFLEMTQSLHKTIVFVTHDVPEAFKLGDRIGIMDEGRLIQLAPPERIRSEPASDLVRELVRTDGYRRT, via the coding sequence ATGAAAAACAGCGGAGCACCCACGGTCGAGCTTCGCGGCGTGACGAAGCGCTTCGCCGGAAGCACGCGCCCCGCGCTCGACGGAGTCTCCTTCGCCGTCGCCGAAGGCGAGACCCTCGTGCTGCTGGGGTCGAGCGGCTCGGGAAAGACCACTTCGCTGAAGATGGTCAATCGCTTGGTCGAGCCCGACGAGGGCCAGGTCTTCGTCGAGGGGCGCGAGGTCCGCAGCTGGGATCCCATCGTTTTGCGCCGCCGCGCCGGCTACGTCATCCAGGAAGTGGGACTGATTCCTCACTTCACCGTTCGAGAAAACGTCGAGCTCGTGCCTCGCCTCGAGGGCTGGAACCGAGAACGAAGAAGCGAACGGGCCCGCTACCTCCTCGGGCTGGTGAGCCTCGACCCGGACGAGTTCTCGATGAAGAAGCCCTCGGAGCTCTCGGGAGGTCAGCGGCAGCGGGTCGGGGTAGCGCGGGCTCTGGCTTTGGACCCGCCGCTCCTGCTGATGGACGAGCCCTTCGGAGCTCTGGATCCGATCACCAGGAGAAAGCTCCAGGACGAATTCCTGGAAATGACGCAGTCGTTGCACAAGACCATCGTTTTCGTGACCCACGATGTTCCTGAAGCCTTCAAGCTCGGCGACCGTATCGGTATCATGGACGAGGGAAGATTGATACAGCTCGCGCCTCCGGAACGGATCCGAAGCGAGCCGGCTAGCGACCTCGTTCGCGAGCTGGTGCGGACCGACGGTTATCGGAGGACCTGA